The following are from one region of the Polaribacter marinaquae genome:
- a CDS encoding DUF3822 family protein: protein MKTLKDNRLSIQFNLDGFSFCIYNNSLNKEVYFCEYEFETTLNTPENLLLKIEEIFKKDTKLQNDFTSVTVIHQNNLAALVPDQFFDENELATYLNYNIKTLVTDFISFDSIDVLKTKNVYVPYVNINNYLFQNFGEFEYKHYSTVLIEKLLKVNKSNNKTMYVNVGKTTLDIVVIENKQLLLFNTFSYNSKEDFIYYILFVAEQLNLDTLEFPLYFTGNITLNTAIYKLTYKYIKNIYFLESEKAIFNELKIPKHSNYILLGS from the coding sequence TTGAAAACATTAAAAGATAATAGATTATCCATCCAATTTAATTTGGATGGATTTTCTTTTTGTATCTATAATAATAGCTTAAATAAAGAAGTATATTTTTGTGAATACGAGTTTGAAACAACTTTAAATACACCAGAAAACTTACTTCTTAAAATTGAAGAAATATTTAAAAAAGACACAAAGCTTCAAAATGATTTCACTTCTGTAACAGTTATTCATCAGAATAATTTAGCAGCATTAGTGCCAGATCAATTCTTTGATGAAAATGAACTAGCTACTTATTTAAATTATAATATAAAAACGTTAGTTACAGATTTTATTAGTTTTGATAGTATCGATGTACTTAAAACCAAAAACGTTTACGTTCCTTATGTGAACATCAATAACTATTTATTTCAAAATTTTGGTGAATTCGAATACAAGCATTACAGTACGGTTTTAATTGAAAAGTTATTAAAAGTAAATAAATCTAATAATAAAACAATGTATGTAAATGTTGGTAAAACAACTTTAGACATTGTGGTTATCGAGAATAAGCAATTGCTACTTTTTAATACATTTTCTTACAACTCTAAAGAAGATTTTATCTATTACATCTTATTTGTTGCAGAACAATTAAATTTAGACACTTTAGAGTTTCCTTTGTATTTTACAGGTAATATAACCTTAAATACTGCTATTTATAAATTAACCTACAAATACATTAAAAACATTTACTTTTTAGAAAGTGAAAAAGCTATTTTTAATGAATTAAAAATTCCGAAACACTCAAATTATATACTTTTAGGCTCATGA
- a CDS encoding ATP-dependent DNA helicase yields MIELPADFNKELLKKFPHQPTIKQKELLNLLSSFIFNKDKNALFLLKGYAGTGKTTTIGTFVNSLWTAGKKAVLLAPTGRAAKVISLYSKKPAFTIHKKIYFPKKQSNGSVAFVLQPNKHKHTIFIVDEASMIPDSRQNQKLFDTSSLLDDLISYVYSGDNCKLIFIGDTAQLPPVKLDVSPALEQDTLTYDFDKQVTEIELDEVMRQHENSGILANATSLRLLLRNEDDNFQFDLDFVDIKRLEDGYDIEDAIVTSYESSGVEDTAFIVRSNKRANQYNQQIRYNIRGQENEISAGDYIMIVKNNYYWLPDSSKAGFIANGDICEVLKIFSIKELYGFKFAEVEIRMIDYPDMHPFETVLLLDTLVSESPSLTYDESNKLYQAVLEDYAHEKSKYKQFMSVKKNKYFNALQVKFSYAMTCHKSQGGQWKTVFIEQPYLPDGVSKEYFRWLYTAITRAQEKLYLIGFKDDFFIE; encoded by the coding sequence ATGATAGAATTACCTGCAGATTTTAACAAAGAATTGTTAAAGAAATTCCCACATCAACCAACAATAAAACAAAAAGAACTTTTAAATTTACTAAGCAGTTTTATTTTTAATAAAGATAAAAATGCTCTTTTTTTGCTTAAAGGATATGCAGGAACAGGTAAAACAACTACAATTGGTACTTTTGTAAATTCTTTATGGACAGCAGGTAAAAAAGCGGTTTTACTTGCACCAACTGGTAGAGCAGCTAAAGTTATTTCTCTTTATTCTAAGAAACCAGCTTTTACAATTCATAAGAAAATATATTTTCCTAAAAAACAATCAAACGGTTCTGTGGCCTTTGTTTTACAACCCAATAAACATAAACATACTATTTTTATTGTTGATGAAGCTTCGATGATACCAGATAGCAGACAAAACCAAAAGTTATTTGATACAAGTTCACTTCTAGACGATTTAATATCTTATGTGTATTCTGGTGATAATTGTAAACTTATTTTTATTGGTGATACCGCACAATTACCTCCGGTTAAATTAGATGTTTCACCTGCTTTAGAACAAGATACTCTAACATACGATTTTGACAAGCAAGTAACAGAAATAGAATTAGACGAGGTTATGCGTCAACACGAAAATTCTGGAATTTTAGCAAACGCAACATCTTTAAGATTGTTGTTAAGAAACGAGGATGATAATTTTCAGTTTGATTTAGATTTTGTAGACATAAAAAGGTTAGAAGATGGTTATGATATTGAAGATGCTATTGTTACTTCTTATGAAAGTAGTGGAGTAGAAGATACTGCTTTTATTGTACGTTCTAACAAAAGGGCAAACCAATACAATCAACAAATAAGATATAATATTAGAGGTCAAGAAAACGAAATTTCTGCTGGAGATTATATAATGATTGTTAAGAATAATTATTATTGGTTGCCAGATTCTTCTAAAGCAGGTTTTATTGCAAACGGAGATATTTGCGAAGTTTTAAAAATTTTTTCTATTAAAGAATTATACGGATTTAAGTTTGCGGAAGTAGAAATTAGAATGATTGATTATCCGGATATGCATCCTTTTGAAACGGTGTTGTTGTTGGATACACTTGTAAGTGAAAGTCCGTCTTTAACTTATGATGAATCTAATAAATTGTATCAAGCGGTTTTAGAAGATTATGCTCATGAAAAATCGAAATACAAGCAATTTATGTCTGTAAAAAAGAATAAGTATTTTAATGCGCTACAAGTTAAATTTTCTTATGCGATGACATGTCATAAATCTCAAGGAGGTCAATGGAAAACTGTTTTTATAGAACAACCATATTTGCCAGATGGAGTTTCTAAAGAATATTTTAGATGGCTTTACACGGCAATTACTAGAGCACAAGAAAAATTATATCTTATCGGTTTTAAAGACGATTTTTTTATTGAATAA
- a CDS encoding lipid A deacylase LpxR family protein: MKKKVLFLFLFCSIICFSQEKYSKEISFITDNDLYTSTYDDRYYTNGMFLSFKYLSKKTNTSLDKKIIEWQIGHEMFTPAKANTKNIDEHDRPFAGYLFGAFSINRIYKNKQNFKTTFQLGIIGPDAYAMEMQNFIHNMYGFEEGQGWKYQIKSALGLNFNTDYNRFISKDESNHLDLTWVNSAKLGTVYTNISTGLFTRIGFKPLQDFANSIAFNTNLNNKNSSFYRESEAFIFIKPTIRYAFYDATLEGSFLNNGSEITNELVPVVFRIEAGFKFTANRFNFGYTFNYNTNKSKGLKFDNGHKYGSININYLIK; the protein is encoded by the coding sequence ATGAAAAAGAAAGTACTTTTTTTATTCTTATTTTGCTCTATTATTTGCTTTTCTCAAGAGAAATATTCTAAGGAAATTAGTTTTATTACAGATAACGATTTATACACATCTACTTATGATGATAGATATTATACCAACGGTATGTTTTTATCTTTTAAATATCTTTCTAAGAAAACCAATACTTCTTTAGATAAAAAAATTATTGAATGGCAAATTGGTCACGAAATGTTTACACCTGCCAAAGCAAACACAAAAAACATCGACGAGCATGATAGACCATTTGCTGGTTATTTATTTGGTGCATTTAGTATCAATAGAATTTATAAAAACAAACAAAACTTTAAAACTACCTTTCAATTAGGTATTATTGGTCCTGATGCATATGCTATGGAAATGCAAAATTTTATTCATAACATGTATGGTTTTGAAGAGGGCCAAGGTTGGAAATATCAGATTAAAAGCGCACTAGGTTTAAATTTTAATACTGATTATAATAGGTTTATTAGTAAAGATGAAAGCAATCATCTAGATCTAACTTGGGTAAATTCTGCAAAATTAGGTACAGTTTATACAAATATTTCTACAGGATTATTTACAAGAATAGGTTTTAAACCTTTACAAGATTTTGCAAATTCTATAGCTTTTAACACAAACTTAAATAATAAAAACTCTTCTTTCTACAGAGAATCAGAAGCTTTTATTTTTATAAAACCAACCATAAGATATGCTTTTTATGACGCCACTCTAGAAGGGAGTTTTTTAAATAACGGTAGCGAGATTACAAACGAACTTGTTCCTGTTGTTTTTAGAATTGAAGCTGGTTTTAAATTTACTGCGAACAGATTTAATTTTGGTTATACGTTTAATTATAACACAAATAAATCTAAAGGATTAAAATTTGATAATGGACACAAATACGGTTCAATAAACATTAATTACCTTATTAAATAA
- the ppk2 gene encoding polyphosphate kinase 2: MSTSKNFTSEDFENLKSNEDLLELIKEKSSLYKKVLKTHVYTEELRLLQIELVKLQRWISKENKRVAIIFEGRDAAGKGGNIRRFMEHLNPRSSRLVALNKPTEVEKGQWYFQRYIKELPNPGEIVFFDRSWYNRAVVEPVMGFCTDKQYKEFLVQVPEFEHMMYEDGVIIIKFWLSITKDEQLKRFEERKENPLKRWKFSPVDKQGQALWDKYTHYKSEMFSKTHTAYSPWMMIKTNDKQVARLEAIRHVISQFDYEGKTSKISLTPDPNVVMRYYRSNTNID, translated from the coding sequence ATGAGTACAAGCAAAAATTTTACTTCAGAAGACTTTGAAAACCTAAAAAGTAACGAAGACCTTTTAGAACTTATTAAAGAAAAAAGTAGTTTATACAAAAAAGTACTTAAAACTCATGTTTATACAGAAGAACTACGTCTTTTACAAATAGAATTGGTAAAATTACAACGTTGGATTTCTAAGGAAAATAAACGTGTTGCTATTATTTTTGAAGGTAGAGATGCTGCAGGAAAAGGAGGAAATATTAGACGATTTATGGAACATTTAAATCCGAGATCGAGTAGGTTAGTAGCTTTAAATAAACCAACAGAAGTAGAAAAAGGACAATGGTATTTTCAAAGATATATTAAAGAATTACCCAACCCTGGTGAAATCGTTTTTTTTGATAGAAGTTGGTATAATAGAGCTGTTGTAGAGCCTGTAATGGGGTTTTGTACAGACAAACAATATAAAGAGTTTTTGGTTCAGGTGCCAGAGTTTGAACATATGATGTATGAAGATGGCGTAATAATTATAAAATTTTGGTTGTCTATAACTAAAGATGAACAACTTAAAAGGTTTGAAGAACGTAAAGAAAATCCTTTAAAAAGATGGAAATTCAGTCCGGTAGATAAACAAGGACAAGCTTTGTGGGATAAATACACGCATTATAAGTCGGAAATGTTTTCTAAAACGCATACAGCATATAGCCCTTGGATGATGATTAAAACCAACGATAAGCAAGTTGCAAGATTAGAAGCCATAAGACACGTTATTTCTCAGTTCGATTATGAAGGAAAAACTTCAAAAATATCTCTAACTCCAGACCCAAATGTTGTAATGCGTTATTACAGGTCTAATACCAATATAGATTAA
- the ppk2 gene encoding polyphosphate kinase 2, producing MDKKLTQKQLNKLTTKKGFLALLSKDPLSTEKSLRYVDYQKKLKKLQVELIRLQTWAINNNERIIIVFQGRDAAGKGGAIRRLTERINPRHMRIVALPKPTEDEKTQWYFQRYVEQLPKAGEIVFFDRSWYNRAVVEPVNGFCTAEEYEIFMNQVNDFEKMILESGIHLVKIYMSISKKEQAKRFADIKSNPLKQWKMTKLDEKAQLLWDQYTVYKKAMFQRTNTAISPWKVIRANRKTEARINVINHVLNSIPYDKDLEI from the coding sequence ATGGATAAAAAACTTACACAAAAGCAATTAAATAAGTTAACAACTAAAAAAGGTTTTCTAGCTCTTTTATCTAAAGACCCGTTAAGTACAGAGAAGAGTTTACGTTATGTAGATTATCAGAAAAAGTTAAAAAAATTACAGGTAGAATTAATTCGTTTGCAAACGTGGGCAATTAATAATAACGAACGTATTATAATTGTTTTTCAAGGAAGAGATGCTGCCGGAAAAGGAGGTGCTATTCGAAGATTAACAGAACGAATAAACCCTAGACACATGCGAATTGTGGCTTTACCTAAACCCACAGAAGATGAAAAAACGCAATGGTATTTTCAACGCTACGTAGAACAATTACCTAAAGCTGGTGAAATTGTTTTTTTTGATAGAAGTTGGTATAATAGGGCTGTTGTAGAACCTGTAAACGGATTCTGTACTGCAGAAGAGTACGAGATTTTTATGAATCAGGTAAACGATTTTGAAAAAATGATTTTAGAATCTGGAATTCATTTGGTTAAAATTTATATGTCTATTTCTAAAAAAGAACAAGCTAAACGATTTGCAGACATTAAAAGCAATCCATTAAAACAATGGAAAATGACCAAGTTAGACGAGAAAGCTCAATTACTATGGGATCAATATACAGTTTATAAAAAGGCGATGTTTCAGAGAACCAATACAGCAATTTCTCCTTGGAAAGTTATTAGAGCAAATAGAAAAACAGAAGCGAGAATTAATGTTATAAATCACGTTCTTAACAGTATTCCTTATGATAAAGATTTAGAAATTTAA
- a CDS encoding Smr/MutS family protein: MLRKGLEIGNTVAVLDDVLKGKVVAIDYNLISIESLDGMLFKFDEKELVKIEVEQHELSKFSDINNNFLKEKTTEVKKKNSFFKKQKQEFLMEIDLHINKLTKSVKGLDNYDMLNLQLDTAKRKLEFAIHKRISKIVFIHGVGEGVLKSELHSLLNKYPVKYYDASYKQYGLGATEVYIFQNSI, encoded by the coding sequence ATGTTAAGAAAGGGTTTAGAAATTGGTAATACTGTTGCAGTTTTAGACGATGTTTTAAAAGGAAAAGTGGTTGCAATTGATTACAACTTAATTTCTATAGAATCTTTAGATGGCATGCTTTTTAAATTTGATGAAAAAGAATTGGTTAAGATTGAAGTAGAGCAACATGAGTTGTCTAAATTTTCTGATATAAATAATAACTTTTTAAAAGAAAAAACTACAGAGGTTAAGAAGAAAAACAGTTTTTTTAAGAAACAAAAGCAAGAATTTTTAATGGAAATAGATTTGCATATTAACAAGCTAACTAAGTCTGTAAAAGGTTTAGATAACTACGATATGTTAAATTTACAGTTAGATACTGCAAAAAGAAAATTAGAATTTGCAATTCATAAAAGAATTTCTAAAATTGTTTTTATACACGGAGTAGGCGAAGGGGTTTTAAAATCTGAACTGCATTCACTTTTAAATAAATACCCAGTTAAATATTACGATGCTTCATATAAACAATATGGTTTAGGTGCCACAGAGGTTTATATTTTTCAAAACTCAATCTAA
- a CDS encoding cysteine desulfurase family protein has protein sequence MNAIYLDNAATTQMHPEVIEVMQNSMATNFGNPSSIHQFGRKAKSSVETARKNIAKQFHVSAAEIIFTSSGTEADNLILNNAVLNLGVTRIITSKIEHHAVLNTCKFLSEKYDISLEFVLVKDNGDIDLEHLETLLKSSEEKTLVSLMMINNEIGNVLPIKKVADLCKSHNSLFHSDTVQAIGNYKLDLSDINIDFLVGSAHKFHGPKGVGFAFFRKGFGIAPMLHGGEQEKGARSSTENVHAILGMEKALNISYATIEKNKNYIETLKIYFISELKKISKEIKFNGNSSNLDSSSATILSVRFPVKNDMLLFSLDLLGIAVSGGSACQSGSNKGSHVLSEILFDGEEDKTSVRFSFSRNNTIEELDFAITKIKDFIK, from the coding sequence ATGAATGCTATTTATTTAGACAATGCAGCTACCACGCAAATGCATCCAGAAGTTATAGAAGTTATGCAAAACTCTATGGCAACAAATTTTGGTAATCCATCTTCAATTCATCAATTTGGTAGAAAAGCAAAATCGAGTGTAGAAACTGCTAGAAAAAATATTGCGAAGCAATTTCATGTGTCTGCCGCAGAAATAATTTTTACGTCAAGTGGTACAGAAGCAGATAATTTAATATTAAATAATGCTGTTTTAAATTTAGGTGTTACTAGAATTATAACTTCTAAAATAGAACATCACGCTGTTTTAAATACATGTAAATTTCTAAGTGAAAAATATGATATTTCATTAGAATTTGTTCTTGTTAAAGATAATGGAGATATCGATTTAGAGCATTTAGAAACGCTTTTAAAATCATCAGAAGAAAAAACATTAGTTAGTTTAATGATGATTAATAATGAAATAGGAAATGTATTACCCATAAAAAAGGTTGCTGATTTATGTAAAAGTCATAATTCACTTTTTCATTCGGATACTGTGCAAGCGATTGGTAATTATAAACTTGATTTATCTGATATTAATATTGATTTTCTTGTAGGAAGTGCTCATAAATTTCATGGACCAAAAGGCGTAGGATTTGCTTTTTTTAGAAAAGGATTTGGTATAGCGCCAATGCTTCATGGTGGAGAACAAGAAAAAGGTGCTAGATCTAGTACAGAAAATGTACATGCTATTTTGGGTATGGAAAAAGCATTAAATATTTCTTACGCAACAATTGAAAAGAATAAAAATTACATCGAAACTCTAAAGATTTATTTTATTTCTGAATTAAAAAAAATATCTAAAGAAATTAAGTTTAATGGTAATTCAAGTAATTTAGATAGTAGTAGTGCTACTATTTTAAGTGTTCGTTTTCCTGTTAAAAACGATATGCTTTTATTTAGTTTAGATTTATTAGGAATTGCTGTTTCTGGTGGAAGTGCTTGCCAGAGTGGAAGTAATAAAGGTTCGCACGTACTTTCTGAAATTTTATTTGACGGTGAAGAAGATAAAACTTCTGTCCGATTTTCATTCTCTAGAAATAATACAATTGAAGAATTAGATTTTGCAATTACTAAAATTAAAGACTTTATAAAGTAA